In the genome of Gadus morhua chromosome 12, gadMor3.0, whole genome shotgun sequence, one region contains:
- the malt2 gene encoding MALT paracaspase 2 isoform X1: MGDWNRNLGTLSEDALSRLGEILDNCTRGWRQLANIANEHPQFRCSENELTSCSVQVLSPTGSPARYLLARLADRSCSLAFLLSCLKKMDNQHAVQYLTATVMENIHITVQPQSQQALEGGRVVLACRAAGPAGLSYQWFRGKEQILGGSGSAADLVLSPLGPVHQGHYICRVNHGDTCIFSQWAHIQFSRSEFSSPGCSSTLFPGSKSGLCITRQPQSQTVTEGDSLFLECLVEANPPAQFHWHHNMNAMQQQKSSVLRIPAVTTTDRGQYSCKVYNLFHEIWSNPVQIHIGPSSLSDGSWTEVDTAPPPRHIRPKESLYATDKVALLIGNMNYSHHIQLSAPMADVHELANLLRQLDFKVVSLLDLNWQEMNSAVTEFLLLLDKGVYGLLYFAGHGYENYGNSFMVPIDAPASYTSDHCLCVQSVLQRMQERETGLNVFLLDMCRKRNPNDDVIPHSGPLKVTANIVFGYATCVDAEAYEVKEDNLNNGIFISFLKQRVCEDEKVTVMLDRVAEDMGRCELMRGIQALELRSNLSERRALTDLIQSTESPTDHSARNLQWAIAHVLPKSRTLHFECGVQVQIGFAAEFSNIMIIYTRILEKPKEIMSCSAELIDFPEEGVDLDLKKSNQGSVLEAGSLLPIMEILPPAQSPGLYTRLKSLQRLKKELTFTVCLHYRYSNMDDEEVQDMRRVTVGKPLVSKLNLHEPRKPRSSSSDRPSVNAPETSMYAEDLGQDFPASETSSIGSALTTSYYSQTTREQPRSYSSATQRVNIPEENAELMECAPQPLIASQSLTQSHLTQDPCSFNDKNNFHTY; encoded by the exons ATGGGAGACTGGAACAGAAACCTGGGGACTCTCAGTGAAGATGCTCTCAGCAGGCTGGGTGAGATATTGGACAACTGCACCCGTGGATGGAGACAACTGGCAAACATTGCGAATGAGCATCCTCAATTCCGCTGCAG TGAGAATGAGCTTACAAGCTGCTCAGTACAGGTGCTGAGCCCTACTGGAAGCCCAGCTCGCTACCTCTTGGCCAGGCTGGCTGACCGCTCCTGTTCCCTGGCCTTCCTGCTCAGCTGTCTGAAGAAGATGGACAACCAGCATGCGGTCCAGTACCTGACTGCCACGG TGATGGAAAACATTCATATCACCGTCCAGCCTCAGTCTCAGCAGGCTTTAGAAGGGGGCAGGGTGGTCCTCGCCTGTAGGGCAGCCGGTCCAGCGGGCCTCAGCTACCAGTGGTTCAGAGGAAAAGAACAG ATACTGGGGGGGTCTGGGAGTGCAGCTGACCTGGTCCTCTCCCCTCTGGGCCCAGTCCACCAGGGCCACTATATCTGTAGAGTGAACCATGGGGACACCTGCATCTTCTCACAGTGGGCTCACATTCAATTTAGTCGCTCTGAATTCTCAAGTCCAG GCTGCAGCAGTACTCTTTTCCCGGGGTCGAAGAGTGGCCTGTGTATCACCCGTCAGCCCCAGTCCCAGACCGTGACCGAGGGGGACTCTCTGTTCCTGGAGTGCCTCGTGGAGGCCAACCCGCCGGCCCAGTTTCACTGGCACCATAAcatgaatgccatgcagcagcAGAAGAGCAGTGTGCTCAGG ATCCCTGCAGTGACCACAACAGACAGAGGTCAATACAGCTGTAAAGTGTACAACCTATTCCATGAGATTTGGAGCAACCCAGTCCAAATTCACATCG GACCAAGCTCTTTGTCTGATGGTTCCTGGACAGAAGTTGACACGG CACCCCCCCCCAGACATATTAGGCCCAAAGAAAGTCTTTATG CCACAGACAAAGTTGCTCTCTTGATTGGCAATATGAACTACAGTCACCACATCCAGCTCTCTGCACCCATGGCTGATGTTCATGAATTGGCCAACCTGCTCAGGCAACTGGACTTCAAGGTGGTTTCCCTGCTGGACCTCAACTGGCAGGAGATGAACAGTGCGGTCACAGAGTTCCTCTTGCTGCTTGACAAGGGGGTCTACG GCCTGCTGTACTTTGCTGGTCATGGTTATGAGAACTATGGCAACAGCTTCATGGTTCCCATCGACGCCCCAGCCTCGTATACCTCTGAtcattgcctgtgtgtgcagAGTGTCCTTCAGAGgatgcaagagagagagaccggactCAATGTCTTTCTGTTGGATATGTGTCGCAAAAG AAATCCAAATGATGATGTGATCCCACATTCGGGGCCGTTGAAGGTGACAGCAAATATTGTGTTTGGTTATGCTAC GTGTGTCGATGCAGAAGCATATGAAGTGAAAGAAGACAACCTCAATAACGGCATCTTCATAAGTTTCCTCAAGCAGCGTGTCTGTGAAGACGAGAAGGTCACTGTGATGCTAGACAGAGTGGCAGAAG ATATGGGCCGGTGTGAGCTGATGCGAGGCATACAGGCCCTGGAGCTCCGGAGTAACCTCTCAGAGCGCCGTGCTCTCACAGACCTCATCCAGAGCACGGAGAGCCCCACAGACCACTCAGCACGCAACCTCCAGTGGGCCATCGCACACG TTCTGCCAAAAAGTCGCACGCTGCACTTTGAGTGTGGAGTCCAGGTGCAGATTGGATTCGCTGCAGAATTTTCCAACATCATGATCATCTACACACGGATCTTGGAGAAACCTAAGGAAATCATGTCCTGTTCTGCTGAGCTCATTGATTTCCCAGAGGAG GGTGTGGACCTCGATCTAAAGAAGAGTAATCAGGGGAGCGTTTTGGAAGCCGGAAGTTTACTTCCAATCATGGAAATTCTGCCTCCAGCGCAGAGCCCAGGACTGTACACACGCCTGAAGAGCCTACAGAGACTCAAG AAAGAGCTCACGTTTACCGTGTGTCTTCATTACCGCTACTCAAACATGGACGACGAGGAGGTCCAGGACATGCGAAGGGTCACAGTGGGCAAACCACTGGTGTCCAAACTGAACCTCCACGAACCTCGCAAGCCTAGGTCCTCCTCTTCAGACCGTCCCTCCGTCAACGCTCCAGAGACTTCCATGTATGCAGAGGACCTTGGCCAAGACTTTCCAGCCTCGGAGACGTCTTCTATCGGCTCAGCGTTGACAACCTCCTATTATTCACAGACGACCCGGGAGCAGCCGAGGTCATACTCCTCAGCCACTCAGAGAGTCAATATACCAGAGGAGAATGCTGAGCTGATGGAGTGTGCCCCACAACCTCTTATCGCCAGTCAAAGCTTGACCCAAAGTCACTTAACTCAAGATCCGTGCAGCTTTAACGATAAAAACAACTTCCATACTTATTAA
- the malt2 gene encoding MALT paracaspase 2 isoform X2 — translation MLSAGWVRYWTTAPVDGDNWQTLRMSILNSAAVQVLSPTGSPARYLLARLADRSCSLAFLLSCLKKMDNQHAVQYLTATVMENIHITVQPQSQQALEGGRVVLACRAAGPAGLSYQWFRGKEQILGGSGSAADLVLSPLGPVHQGHYICRVNHGDTCIFSQWAHIQFSRSEFSSPGCSSTLFPGSKSGLCITRQPQSQTVTEGDSLFLECLVEANPPAQFHWHHNMNAMQQQKSSVLRIPAVTTTDRGQYSCKVYNLFHEIWSNPVQIHIGPSSLSDGSWTEVDTAPPPRHIRPKESLYATDKVALLIGNMNYSHHIQLSAPMADVHELANLLRQLDFKVVSLLDLNWQEMNSAVTEFLLLLDKGVYGLLYFAGHGYENYGNSFMVPIDAPASYTSDHCLCVQSVLQRMQERETGLNVFLLDMCRKRNPNDDVIPHSGPLKVTANIVFGYATCVDAEAYEVKEDNLNNGIFISFLKQRVCEDEKVTVMLDRVAEDMGRCELMRGIQALELRSNLSERRALTDLIQSTESPTDHSARNLQWAIAHVLPKSRTLHFECGVQVQIGFAAEFSNIMIIYTRILEKPKEIMSCSAELIDFPEEGVDLDLKKSNQGSVLEAGSLLPIMEILPPAQSPGLYTRLKSLQRLKKELTFTVCLHYRYSNMDDEEVQDMRRVTVGKPLVSKLNLHEPRKPRSSSSDRPSVNAPETSMYAEDLGQDFPASETSSIGSALTTSYYSQTTREQPRSYSSATQRVNIPEENAELMECAPQPLIASQSLTQSHLTQDPCSFNDKNNFHTY, via the exons ATGCTCTCAGCAGGCTGGGTGAGATATTGGACAACTGCACCCGTGGATGGAGACAACTGGCAAACATTGCGAATGAGCATCCTCAATTCCGCTGCAG TACAGGTGCTGAGCCCTACTGGAAGCCCAGCTCGCTACCTCTTGGCCAGGCTGGCTGACCGCTCCTGTTCCCTGGCCTTCCTGCTCAGCTGTCTGAAGAAGATGGACAACCAGCATGCGGTCCAGTACCTGACTGCCACGG TGATGGAAAACATTCATATCACCGTCCAGCCTCAGTCTCAGCAGGCTTTAGAAGGGGGCAGGGTGGTCCTCGCCTGTAGGGCAGCCGGTCCAGCGGGCCTCAGCTACCAGTGGTTCAGAGGAAAAGAACAG ATACTGGGGGGGTCTGGGAGTGCAGCTGACCTGGTCCTCTCCCCTCTGGGCCCAGTCCACCAGGGCCACTATATCTGTAGAGTGAACCATGGGGACACCTGCATCTTCTCACAGTGGGCTCACATTCAATTTAGTCGCTCTGAATTCTCAAGTCCAG GCTGCAGCAGTACTCTTTTCCCGGGGTCGAAGAGTGGCCTGTGTATCACCCGTCAGCCCCAGTCCCAGACCGTGACCGAGGGGGACTCTCTGTTCCTGGAGTGCCTCGTGGAGGCCAACCCGCCGGCCCAGTTTCACTGGCACCATAAcatgaatgccatgcagcagcAGAAGAGCAGTGTGCTCAGG ATCCCTGCAGTGACCACAACAGACAGAGGTCAATACAGCTGTAAAGTGTACAACCTATTCCATGAGATTTGGAGCAACCCAGTCCAAATTCACATCG GACCAAGCTCTTTGTCTGATGGTTCCTGGACAGAAGTTGACACGG CACCCCCCCCCAGACATATTAGGCCCAAAGAAAGTCTTTATG CCACAGACAAAGTTGCTCTCTTGATTGGCAATATGAACTACAGTCACCACATCCAGCTCTCTGCACCCATGGCTGATGTTCATGAATTGGCCAACCTGCTCAGGCAACTGGACTTCAAGGTGGTTTCCCTGCTGGACCTCAACTGGCAGGAGATGAACAGTGCGGTCACAGAGTTCCTCTTGCTGCTTGACAAGGGGGTCTACG GCCTGCTGTACTTTGCTGGTCATGGTTATGAGAACTATGGCAACAGCTTCATGGTTCCCATCGACGCCCCAGCCTCGTATACCTCTGAtcattgcctgtgtgtgcagAGTGTCCTTCAGAGgatgcaagagagagagaccggactCAATGTCTTTCTGTTGGATATGTGTCGCAAAAG AAATCCAAATGATGATGTGATCCCACATTCGGGGCCGTTGAAGGTGACAGCAAATATTGTGTTTGGTTATGCTAC GTGTGTCGATGCAGAAGCATATGAAGTGAAAGAAGACAACCTCAATAACGGCATCTTCATAAGTTTCCTCAAGCAGCGTGTCTGTGAAGACGAGAAGGTCACTGTGATGCTAGACAGAGTGGCAGAAG ATATGGGCCGGTGTGAGCTGATGCGAGGCATACAGGCCCTGGAGCTCCGGAGTAACCTCTCAGAGCGCCGTGCTCTCACAGACCTCATCCAGAGCACGGAGAGCCCCACAGACCACTCAGCACGCAACCTCCAGTGGGCCATCGCACACG TTCTGCCAAAAAGTCGCACGCTGCACTTTGAGTGTGGAGTCCAGGTGCAGATTGGATTCGCTGCAGAATTTTCCAACATCATGATCATCTACACACGGATCTTGGAGAAACCTAAGGAAATCATGTCCTGTTCTGCTGAGCTCATTGATTTCCCAGAGGAG GGTGTGGACCTCGATCTAAAGAAGAGTAATCAGGGGAGCGTTTTGGAAGCCGGAAGTTTACTTCCAATCATGGAAATTCTGCCTCCAGCGCAGAGCCCAGGACTGTACACACGCCTGAAGAGCCTACAGAGACTCAAG AAAGAGCTCACGTTTACCGTGTGTCTTCATTACCGCTACTCAAACATGGACGACGAGGAGGTCCAGGACATGCGAAGGGTCACAGTGGGCAAACCACTGGTGTCCAAACTGAACCTCCACGAACCTCGCAAGCCTAGGTCCTCCTCTTCAGACCGTCCCTCCGTCAACGCTCCAGAGACTTCCATGTATGCAGAGGACCTTGGCCAAGACTTTCCAGCCTCGGAGACGTCTTCTATCGGCTCAGCGTTGACAACCTCCTATTATTCACAGACGACCCGGGAGCAGCCGAGGTCATACTCCTCAGCCACTCAGAGAGTCAATATACCAGAGGAGAATGCTGAGCTGATGGAGTGTGCCCCACAACCTCTTATCGCCAGTCAAAGCTTGACCCAAAGTCACTTAACTCAAGATCCGTGCAGCTTTAACGATAAAAACAACTTCCATACTTATTAA